A single region of the Microlunatus panaciterrae genome encodes:
- a CDS encoding MFS transporter — translation MEFVRSLRRLWHHQYFCRLLAVRVATQSCDGLLQIALASYVLFSPERQPDAASLATVLAITLLPFSVLGPFVGVVLDRWSRRQILVVIDLCRAALVLGLAGLAATGLRNGQVETLFYGVVLLAMSLNRFLLAALSSSLPHTIDPDEYLVANSVVPTVGPAGVLIGVAAGTGLRLLLGGRMEAYQADALLFVVAAVGYVFSAALALRIPRRRLGPDQVSLTGPGDVLAGLADALRHLGDRRAAALGLGTIGAHRIIYGIVTVAMILAYRNYFHRPHEVDAAIGDLGLLVAVTGAGFVFAAVVTPPATARIGVRAWMVATLAGSALFQVVPGAIYAQLALLVAAFLLGVTAQSLKICVDTLVQAHVEDDYKGRVFVLYDMVFNVALVVAAGIGAQVLPANGKSVAVLVVLAGCYLAVGALFALASRGLNLNEGTESLTSELA, via the coding sequence GTGGCATCACCAATACTTCTGCAGGCTGCTCGCGGTGCGGGTGGCCACCCAGTCGTGCGACGGTCTCCTGCAGATAGCACTGGCCTCCTACGTTCTCTTCTCCCCGGAACGACAGCCGGACGCCGCCTCGCTGGCGACCGTGCTGGCGATCACGCTGCTGCCGTTCTCGGTGCTGGGGCCGTTCGTGGGCGTGGTGCTCGACCGCTGGTCCCGGCGACAGATCCTGGTCGTGATCGATCTCTGCCGGGCCGCGCTGGTGCTCGGGTTGGCCGGACTGGCCGCGACCGGGCTGCGCAACGGCCAGGTCGAGACCCTGTTCTACGGTGTCGTGCTCCTCGCCATGAGCCTGAACCGGTTCCTGCTGGCGGCCTTGTCGTCGTCCCTGCCGCACACCATCGACCCCGACGAGTATCTGGTCGCCAACTCCGTCGTCCCGACCGTCGGCCCGGCCGGTGTGCTGATCGGTGTCGCCGCCGGCACCGGCCTGCGGCTGCTGCTGGGCGGCCGGATGGAGGCCTACCAGGCGGATGCCCTGCTGTTCGTCGTGGCCGCCGTCGGCTATGTGTTCAGCGCGGCCTTGGCATTGCGGATCCCCCGCCGTCGGCTGGGTCCCGACCAGGTCAGCCTGACCGGCCCCGGCGACGTCCTCGCCGGGCTGGCCGATGCCCTGCGTCATCTCGGTGACCGGCGCGCGGCGGCGCTCGGTCTGGGCACCATCGGGGCTCATCGGATCATCTACGGCATCGTCACTGTGGCGATGATCCTCGCCTACCGCAACTACTTCCACCGCCCACACGAGGTGGACGCCGCCATCGGCGACCTCGGACTGCTGGTAGCGGTGACCGGCGCCGGTTTCGTCTTCGCCGCAGTCGTCACGCCGCCGGCGACGGCCAGGATCGGGGTCAGGGCCTGGATGGTGGCCACCCTGGCCGGGTCGGCCCTGTTCCAGGTGGTGCCTGGAGCGATCTATGCGCAGCTGGCGCTGCTGGTGGCCGCGTTCCTGCTGGGCGTCACCGCGCAGAGCCTGAAGATCTGCGTCGACACCCTGGTCCAGGCGCATGTCGAGGACGACTACAAGGGTCGGGTGTTCGTCCTCTACGACATGGTGTTCAACGTCGCACTGGTGGTCGCTGCGGGCATCGGTGCACAGGTCCTCCCCGCAAACGGCAAGTCGGTGGCTGTGCTGGTGGTCCTGGCCGGCTGCTACCTGGCGGTTGGGGCACTGTTCGCCCTGGCCAGCCGCGGACTCAACCTGAACGAGGGTACGGAGTCGCTGACCAGCGAGCTGGCCTGA
- a CDS encoding LLM class F420-dependent oxidoreductase gives MTRFGIFVPQGWRTDLAGIADPYEQYEAMTAVARTADAGSWDSIWVYDHFHTVPDPIRETTFECWTTTAALTRDTKRVNVGQMVGCNGYRNPALYAKIASTVDVMSNGRLYAGIGAGWYEHEWKAYGYEWPELKDRMGAFREAVEIINGMWTEDDFQYAGKYYSVDKPINEPKGVRKPHPSLWIGGGGPKVTLKLVAKYADAANIGGGDPEQIRDKIALLKGHCETVGRNYDDIIKSTSLNVFPIDAGDDPQKATEQARGPVSWDKFSNGLVIGTEDEIANKVEAALEAGADYMIFYVPGVAYDLDLVGRTEEVIKRFA, from the coding sequence ATGACACGTTTTGGAATCTTCGTCCCGCAGGGCTGGCGGACGGACCTGGCCGGCATCGCCGACCCTTACGAGCAGTACGAGGCCATGACCGCGGTCGCCCGCACCGCCGACGCCGGCAGCTGGGACTCGATCTGGGTCTACGACCATTTCCACACCGTCCCGGACCCGATCCGGGAGACGACGTTCGAGTGCTGGACCACGACCGCGGCACTGACCCGGGACACCAAGCGGGTCAATGTCGGGCAGATGGTCGGCTGCAACGGCTACCGCAACCCGGCGCTGTACGCGAAGATCGCGTCCACTGTCGACGTGATGAGCAACGGCCGGTTGTATGCGGGCATCGGTGCCGGCTGGTACGAGCACGAGTGGAAGGCCTATGGCTACGAGTGGCCGGAGCTCAAGGACCGGATGGGCGCCTTCCGTGAGGCGGTGGAGATCATCAACGGGATGTGGACCGAGGACGACTTCCAGTACGCCGGCAAGTACTACTCGGTCGACAAGCCGATCAATGAGCCGAAGGGTGTCCGCAAGCCGCACCCGTCGCTGTGGATCGGTGGCGGCGGCCCCAAAGTGACGCTCAAGCTGGTGGCCAAGTATGCCGACGCCGCCAACATCGGTGGCGGCGACCCCGAGCAGATCCGCGACAAGATCGCGCTGCTGAAGGGGCACTGCGAGACGGTTGGCCGCAACTATGACGACATCATCAAGTCCACCTCACTGAACGTCTTCCCGATCGACGCCGGCGATGACCCGCAGAAGGCGACCGAGCAGGCGCGTGGACCGGTGTCGTGGGACAAGTTCAGCAACGGCCTGGTGATCGGCACCGAGGACGAGATCGCCAACAAGGTCGAGGCGGCGCTCGAGGCTGGTGCCGACTACATGATCTTCTACGTCCCCGGCGTCGCCTACGACCTTGACCTGGTCGGCCGCACCGAGGAGGTCATCAAGCGCTTCGCCTGA
- a CDS encoding CCA tRNA nucleotidyltransferase, translating into MPNLNEAETNALAELLRIAPVVDQVGALFHAAGHELFLVGGSVRDALLGRLGHDLDFTTSARPDLIEDLLRRVTPAVWTMGKEFGTIGCRVPASAAQGWDWVIEVTTFRSEAYHEASRKPQVAFGDSLDGDLVRRDFTVNAMAISVLDKKFRDPFGGLADLAAGVLRTPGTPERSFTDDPLRMMRAARFVSQLGFRPDPAVVAAMTALADRIKIISAERVRDELSRLLLSDAPRPGLDLLVATGLADQVLPELPALKLERDEHHRHKDVYQHSLTVLEQAIDLESRLDNGPDLVNRLAALLHDIGKPRTRRFEPGGKVSFHHHDVVGAKMVRKRMKELRFASEEIRAVSDLVELHLRFHGYGEGQWTDSAVRRYVRDAGDQLARLHILTRADCTTRNKAKAARLSAAYDELEERIELLAEEEELNAMRPDLDGQQIMALLGVGPGPVVGEAYRFLLERRIDSGPLGEEQARDELLRWWQERNAT; encoded by the coding sequence GTGCCGAACCTCAACGAAGCGGAGACCAATGCGCTGGCCGAACTGCTGCGCATCGCCCCCGTCGTCGACCAGGTGGGGGCGCTCTTCCATGCTGCCGGGCACGAGCTGTTCCTGGTCGGCGGCAGTGTCCGTGACGCGCTGTTGGGCCGGCTCGGCCACGATCTCGACTTCACCACCTCGGCTCGCCCCGACCTGATCGAGGACCTGCTCCGCCGGGTGACACCGGCGGTCTGGACGATGGGCAAGGAGTTCGGCACCATCGGCTGCCGCGTCCCCGCCTCCGCCGCCCAGGGCTGGGACTGGGTCATCGAAGTGACCACGTTCCGCTCCGAGGCGTACCACGAGGCGAGCCGCAAGCCGCAGGTGGCGTTCGGCGACTCCCTGGACGGGGACCTGGTGCGCCGAGACTTCACCGTCAACGCGATGGCGATCTCGGTGCTCGACAAGAAGTTCCGGGACCCCTTCGGCGGCCTGGCCGATCTTGCTGCCGGCGTGTTGCGCACGCCGGGCACCCCGGAGCGTTCCTTCACCGACGACCCGCTGCGGATGATGCGCGCGGCCCGGTTCGTCTCCCAGCTCGGATTCAGACCCGACCCCGCGGTCGTCGCTGCCATGACCGCGCTAGCGGACCGGATCAAGATCATCTCCGCCGAACGGGTCCGCGACGAGCTGTCCCGGCTGCTGTTGAGCGACGCACCGCGGCCCGGTCTGGACCTGCTGGTCGCGACCGGGCTCGCCGACCAGGTGCTGCCCGAGCTGCCGGCGCTCAAGCTCGAGCGCGACGAGCACCATCGTCACAAGGACGTCTATCAGCACAGCCTGACGGTCCTGGAGCAGGCGATCGACCTTGAGTCGAGGCTGGACAACGGCCCCGACCTGGTCAACCGGTTGGCCGCGCTGTTGCACGACATCGGCAAACCACGGACCCGCAGGTTCGAGCCGGGCGGCAAGGTCTCCTTCCACCACCACGACGTGGTGGGGGCCAAGATGGTGCGCAAGCGGATGAAGGAGCTCCGGTTCGCCAGCGAGGAGATCAGGGCGGTATCGGACCTGGTCGAGCTGCACCTGAGGTTCCACGGTTACGGCGAGGGCCAGTGGACCGACTCGGCGGTGCGGCGCTATGTCCGTGATGCCGGCGATCAGTTGGCCCGGCTGCACATCCTGACCCGGGCCGACTGCACCACCAGGAACAAGGCGAAGGCGGCCCGGCTGAGCGCCGCCTATGACGAGCTGGAGGAGCGGATCGAGCTGCTCGCCGAGGAGGAGGAGCTGAACGCGATGCGCCCCGACCTGGACGGCCAGCAGATCATGGCTCTGCTGGGCGTCGGGCCAGGCCCTGTGGTGGGGGAGGCCTACCGCTTCCTGCTCGAGCGCCGGATCGACTCCGGCCCGCTCGGCGAGGAGCAGGCGCGGGACGAGCTGCTCCGCTGGTGGCAGGAGCGCAACGCCACCTGA
- a CDS encoding DUF6049 family protein, protein MTRRAGSWLTAAGALGIVVLLLQFLAPAQARAEPKALVTITLSSFTPDVPTRSGEITVSGTVTNTSDQNLYRLQAIFWRSQEPITSSEGMDQALTSPADQPLGARVVDGCGPHNGQNNCFQNLYRDTNPVLAPGGKEKFTITVKVSQLQLPSTDGVYLMGVHVRGTTDGSSSNVTMGRSRVFVPVLERMPSRSMQLTSIVLLSSTPSMVRPDVFADEHLAAEISEGGRLSRLLAAADRPEVTFAVDPALVDELERMRDGYRVVDSDGKTTDGTGSDAAGAWLDRFAALRTTRDGYRLPFAVPDLAALSHDGRQDIISGVGRAARKVTSVASLPLLAYPAAGQADATTLQTLESMDPAAILLADTAAGGRGPLLEGPGSAPIVTFGSRAFAGGPGPDPRNTPVHLRQRLLADTWLRVTTAAPGSTLGRVRVITSPAQAVSDAESLGAPWMRQTTLTELLRSRPTAWPQKLSYPAAERQRELSPALLQSLRGLSDGYRIYAELLQDPSDLKARSDAALARSASAWWRDPRSGATFRNLQRSDLAGVLSGDKVQLSATREVLFAASRSSFPMTVTNKLDAPIKFKVAFTSANSQRLSVAPVAEQRVEAGETVQINAEAEAKANGPVLVTAQLTTVSGAKIGKPLTINVKATDIGVVGWVITLAAGVVLVGTTALRIRQVRRERSKEAGG, encoded by the coding sequence GTGACGAGACGTGCCGGCAGCTGGCTGACCGCGGCCGGCGCACTCGGCATCGTCGTCCTGCTGCTCCAGTTCTTGGCGCCGGCCCAGGCGCGAGCCGAGCCGAAGGCGCTGGTCACCATTACGCTGAGCTCCTTCACCCCCGACGTGCCGACCAGGAGCGGTGAGATCACCGTCTCGGGCACGGTGACGAACACCAGCGACCAGAACCTGTACCGGCTGCAGGCCATCTTCTGGCGGTCGCAGGAGCCGATCACCAGCTCCGAAGGCATGGACCAGGCGCTGACGTCGCCGGCCGACCAGCCCCTCGGTGCTCGGGTGGTGGACGGCTGCGGGCCCCACAACGGGCAGAACAACTGCTTCCAGAACCTGTATCGGGACACGAACCCGGTGCTCGCTCCCGGTGGCAAGGAGAAGTTCACCATCACCGTCAAGGTGTCGCAGCTGCAGCTGCCGAGCACCGACGGCGTGTACCTGATGGGGGTGCACGTCCGAGGCACCACCGACGGCAGCTCCAGCAACGTCACGATGGGCCGGTCGCGGGTGTTCGTGCCCGTCCTGGAGCGGATGCCGAGTCGCTCGATGCAGCTGACCTCGATCGTGCTGCTGAGCAGCACGCCCTCGATGGTGCGACCCGATGTGTTCGCCGACGAGCATCTTGCGGCGGAGATCTCCGAGGGCGGACGGTTGTCACGGCTGCTCGCCGCCGCGGACCGACCCGAGGTCACCTTCGCCGTCGATCCGGCCCTGGTCGACGAGCTCGAACGAATGAGGGACGGCTACCGGGTCGTCGACTCCGACGGCAAGACCACGGACGGCACCGGCAGCGACGCCGCCGGCGCCTGGCTGGACCGGTTCGCCGCCCTGCGAACGACCCGGGACGGCTACCGGCTGCCGTTCGCCGTCCCGGACCTGGCCGCCCTCAGCCACGACGGGCGGCAGGACATCATCTCCGGGGTCGGCAGGGCGGCCCGGAAGGTCACCTCGGTCGCCTCCCTTCCGCTGCTGGCCTACCCTGCCGCCGGCCAGGCCGATGCGACCACCCTGCAGACGCTGGAGTCGATGGACCCGGCGGCGATCCTGCTGGCTGACACCGCCGCCGGTGGCCGGGGCCCGCTGCTGGAGGGTCCGGGTTCGGCGCCGATCGTCACCTTCGGCTCCCGGGCGTTCGCCGGTGGCCCCGGGCCGGACCCGCGGAACACGCCCGTGCACCTGCGACAGCGGCTGCTGGCCGACACCTGGTTGCGGGTGACCACGGCGGCACCCGGCAGCACGCTCGGCCGGGTACGGGTGATCACCAGCCCGGCCCAGGCGGTCAGCGACGCCGAATCGCTCGGCGCGCCGTGGATGCGGCAGACGACGCTGACCGAGCTGCTCAGGTCGCGTCCGACGGCGTGGCCGCAGAAGCTCAGCTATCCGGCAGCCGAGCGGCAGCGCGAGCTCAGTCCGGCCCTGCTCCAGTCGCTCCGCGGACTGAGCGACGGCTACCGGATCTATGCCGAGCTGTTGCAGGACCCGTCCGACCTGAAGGCGCGCTCGGACGCCGCGCTGGCCCGGTCCGCCAGCGCCTGGTGGCGGGACCCGCGGTCCGGCGCGACGTTCCGCAACCTGCAGCGCAGTGACCTCGCCGGTGTGCTGTCCGGCGACAAGGTGCAGCTCAGCGCCACCCGCGAGGTGCTGTTCGCGGCCAGCCGGAGCTCCTTCCCGATGACCGTCACCAACAAGCTGGACGCGCCGATCAAGTTCAAGGTGGCGTTCACCTCGGCCAACAGCCAACGGCTCTCGGTGGCGCCGGTGGCCGAGCAGCGGGTGGAGGCGGGCGAAACCGTCCAGATCAACGCCGAGGCCGAGGCGAAGGCCAACGGCCCGGTGCTGGTCACCGCCCAGCTCACCACCGTCAGCGGGGCGAAGATCGGCAAGCCGCTGACCATCAACGTCAAGGCGACCGACATCGGCGTCGTAGGGTGGGTGATCACCCTTGCTGCCGGGGTCGTCCTGGTCGGCACCACAGCACTGCGGATCAGGCAGGTCCGCCGCGAACGGTCGAAGGAGGCCGGTGGCTGA
- the murJ gene encoding murein biosynthesis integral membrane protein MurJ, which translates to MADTQASEMGAPDPDINPDPDVTVLDERPSTSSKLISATALMAAGTMLSRVIGFGRVALIAAVLGNGTRQAEMFTLANTVPNSIYILLAGGALNTVLVPQIVRAVKHDKDGGEAYTNRIMTAFLAIVAVITAVATALAPLIIGLYSSASWRSPAIAAQYESMVTLGYLCLPQIFFYGAFFLAGQVLNARERFGPMMFAPAANNVVSIGVFVLYLVVWGSGNDTDGAFSTQQELVLGLGATAGIAVQAAILVPFMRAAGFHYRPRFDLKGTGLGHTFRLARWTLGFVVITQVALVVVSKLASSATSGGDGAGVTVYNNAYLLWILPHSLITVSLATAMLPNASRLAAAGDLVGVRVEATRTMRLAVTALVPATVAFLTLGQPIARLLFGFGAGARDAPYIGWALMAFAIGLVPFTLQYICLRVFYALEDTRSTFFLQLAISLVNITLALAIVLPLGAPRLVATGLGLAYSGAYAFGLVLSLRKLGGKLPGLQMRELARHCLRLLAAVLPGGLVAALVCWGVSFWSTSQLARAVALVLGGLVAVGLFLLLARLLHIDEVTEIVRAVLRRGPTTDNAVDGGGSEGAELTSSHTIKAGISPDDVSSSAGARSTTTDAGPGMSDGPQDAPASTSEAGTDNTGSATSPTELPTPAMGHHPIPAGTVLGERYRLEELLADTGQTATWRAFDQVLSRSVLIHLLSPDDEREAELLAVARRAAAATDSRFLRVLDAVHSTGTAHGSYIVCEYANGQSLEIVLASGPLSGLEAAWLVREVADALSGVHVQGLYHERISPDTVIITPAGNVKIVGLLIEAALRPNTAGEVPDADSPKNPDVPQNTDGPQNTDRPQHTDRREKTDVLDLGRLLYACLVCRWPGGQNFGLAAAPPAGHRWLTPRQVRAGVSPALDSVCDQILGDPPRHRAPQLETANDIVNALTKVLGAADASSDLERRLRQPIPMVGGTDATVIRQPVGIGDLPTEQLAAVDLPDARRAPSAPQPAAGSGAAATRALPVNPPPPPPPPPARRRRWIAVLIALVALLALTAVIVGLTVFRSPGRGSSGKPTPSASAPAKPTKLKIASASDFDPQQTGSGPKSENPDEVPNAYDGDPQTRWRTLSYRGDPRFGRLKDGLGLVLDLGEAAKVSSVKLLLSGNGTDLEIRVPQSDPATTMNAPMTSADDWRTVSGQKDVGKSTTLSFDQPVTTRFVLIYLTSLPKEGDGYRGGIYEVEVFG; encoded by the coding sequence GTGGCTGACACACAGGCCTCCGAGATGGGCGCGCCGGACCCGGACATCAACCCGGACCCGGACGTCACCGTGCTCGACGAGCGACCGTCGACCAGCTCCAAGCTGATCTCGGCGACGGCGCTGATGGCGGCCGGCACCATGCTGTCCAGAGTCATCGGCTTCGGTCGCGTCGCCCTGATCGCGGCCGTGCTGGGGAACGGCACCCGGCAGGCCGAGATGTTCACCCTCGCCAACACGGTGCCCAACAGCATCTACATCCTGCTGGCCGGCGGTGCCCTGAACACGGTCCTGGTCCCGCAGATCGTCCGCGCCGTCAAGCATGACAAGGACGGCGGTGAGGCCTACACCAACCGGATCATGACCGCCTTCCTGGCCATCGTGGCCGTCATCACGGCCGTTGCCACCGCGCTTGCGCCACTGATCATCGGGCTCTACTCCAGTGCGAGCTGGCGCAGCCCGGCCATCGCGGCGCAGTACGAGTCGATGGTCACGCTGGGCTACCTGTGCCTGCCGCAGATCTTCTTCTACGGCGCCTTCTTCCTCGCCGGTCAGGTGCTGAACGCCCGGGAGAGGTTCGGCCCGATGATGTTCGCCCCGGCGGCCAACAACGTGGTGTCGATCGGCGTCTTCGTGCTCTACCTGGTGGTCTGGGGCTCCGGCAACGACACCGATGGCGCCTTCAGCACCCAGCAGGAGCTGGTGCTCGGACTGGGCGCCACGGCCGGTATCGCCGTCCAGGCGGCGATCCTGGTGCCCTTCATGCGGGCTGCCGGCTTCCACTACCGGCCACGCTTCGACCTGAAGGGCACCGGTCTCGGCCACACGTTCCGGCTGGCCCGGTGGACACTGGGGTTCGTCGTCATCACCCAGGTGGCGCTGGTGGTGGTGTCCAAGCTCGCCAGCAGCGCGACGAGCGGCGGCGACGGCGCCGGTGTCACGGTGTACAACAACGCCTACCTGCTCTGGATCCTGCCGCACTCGTTGATCACCGTGTCACTCGCGACAGCGATGCTGCCGAACGCCTCCAGGCTCGCTGCCGCCGGTGACCTGGTCGGCGTCCGGGTCGAGGCCACCCGCACGATGCGTCTGGCCGTGACCGCCCTGGTGCCGGCCACGGTGGCCTTCCTCACGCTGGGTCAGCCGATCGCCCGGCTGCTGTTCGGGTTCGGAGCCGGTGCCCGCGACGCCCCGTACATCGGCTGGGCCCTGATGGCCTTCGCGATCGGCCTGGTGCCGTTCACTCTGCAATACATCTGCCTCCGCGTCTTCTACGCGCTGGAGGACACCCGCAGCACGTTCTTCCTGCAGCTGGCCATCTCGTTGGTCAACATCACCCTCGCGCTCGCCATCGTGCTGCCGCTGGGCGCGCCGAGGCTGGTGGCGACCGGCCTCGGGCTGGCCTACTCGGGCGCCTACGCCTTCGGGCTGGTCCTGTCGCTCCGCAAGCTCGGTGGCAAGCTGCCCGGGCTGCAGATGCGGGAACTGGCCCGGCACTGCCTCCGGTTGCTGGCGGCGGTGCTGCCGGGCGGTCTCGTCGCAGCGTTGGTCTGCTGGGGGGTCAGCTTCTGGTCGACCAGCCAGCTCGCGCGGGCAGTGGCGCTGGTGTTGGGTGGTCTGGTCGCGGTCGGCCTGTTCCTGCTGCTGGCCCGGCTGCTGCACATCGACGAGGTGACCGAGATCGTGCGGGCGGTGCTGCGACGCGGCCCGACCACCGACAATGCCGTCGACGGCGGCGGTTCGGAGGGCGCGGAGTTGACTTCGTCTCATACGATCAAGGCGGGCATAAGCCCAGACGATGTGTCGAGCAGTGCGGGGGCTCGTTCGACGACGACCGATGCAGGGCCAGGCATGTCCGATGGACCACAAGACGCGCCAGCGTCGACCTCCGAGGCGGGAACCGACAACACCGGATCCGCCACTTCACCGACCGAACTCCCGACGCCGGCCATGGGGCACCACCCCATCCCGGCAGGCACGGTGCTCGGCGAGCGCTACCGGCTGGAGGAGCTGCTGGCCGACACCGGCCAGACCGCCACCTGGCGCGCCTTCGACCAGGTCCTCTCCCGGTCGGTCCTGATCCACCTGCTGTCGCCGGACGACGAGCGCGAGGCCGAGCTGCTCGCCGTCGCCCGCCGGGCAGCGGCGGCCACCGACTCCCGCTTCCTGCGGGTACTGGACGCGGTGCACAGCACCGGGACCGCACACGGCTCCTACATCGTCTGCGAGTACGCCAACGGCCAGTCGCTGGAGATCGTGCTGGCCTCGGGTCCGCTGTCGGGACTGGAAGCCGCGTGGCTGGTACGTGAGGTCGCCGACGCCCTGTCCGGCGTGCACGTCCAGGGCCTTTACCACGAACGGATCAGCCCGGACACCGTCATCATCACCCCGGCCGGCAACGTCAAGATCGTCGGTCTACTGATCGAGGCGGCGCTGCGGCCCAACACCGCCGGGGAGGTGCCGGACGCCGACAGCCCGAAGAACCCCGACGTGCCCCAAAACACCGACGGGCCGCAGAACACCGACAGGCCGCAGCACACCGACAGGCGCGAGAAGACCGACGTGCTCGACCTCGGCCGGCTGCTCTACGCCTGCCTGGTCTGCCGTTGGCCTGGAGGTCAGAATTTCGGGTTGGCGGCGGCTCCGCCCGCCGGGCACCGGTGGCTGACCCCCCGACAGGTGCGGGCCGGCGTCTCTCCGGCCCTGGACAGCGTCTGCGACCAGATCCTCGGCGACCCACCACGGCACCGGGCACCTCAGCTCGAGACCGCCAACGACATCGTCAACGCCCTGACCAAGGTGCTCGGCGCCGCCGACGCGTCGTCGGACCTTGAGCGACGGCTGCGCCAACCCATACCGATGGTCGGCGGCACCGACGCCACCGTGATCCGCCAGCCGGTCGGCATCGGTGACCTGCCGACCGAACAACTGGCAGCGGTCGACCTGCCGGACGCCAGGCGGGCACCGTCGGCGCCCCAGCCTGCCGCTGGCAGCGGGGCAGCCGCCACCCGGGCGCTGCCGGTCAACCCGCCACCGCCACCGCCGCCGCCCCCGGCCCGCAGACGGCGCTGGATCGCTGTGCTGATCGCCCTGGTCGCCCTGCTGGCCCTGACCGCGGTGATCGTCGGCCTGACCGTTTTCCGGTCTCCCGGCCGCGGATCGTCGGGCAAGCCCACCCCCAGCGCCAGCGCGCCGGCCAAGCCCACCAAGCTCAAGATCGCCTCGGCCAGCGACTTCGACCCGCAGCAGACCGGCTCCGGGCCCAAGAGCGAAAACCCCGACGAGGTCCCCAACGCCTATGACGGCGACCCGCAGACGCGGTGGCGGACCCTGTCCTACCGCGGCGATCCCCGGTTCGGGCGGCTCAAGGACGGTCTCGGTCTGGTGCTGGATCTGGGCGAGGCCGCCAAGGTCAGCTCGGTCAAGCTGCTGTTGAGCGGCAACGGGACCGACCTCGAGATCCGGGTCCCACAATCCGATCCGGCGACCACCATGAATGCCCCGATGACGAGCGCGGACGATTGGCGTACGGTAAGCGGTCAGAAAGACGTGGGGAAGTCCACCACCCTCTCCTTCGACCAGCCCGTCACGACCCGCTTCGTGCTGATCTACCTGACGTCCCTGCCGAAGGAGGGTGACGGCTATCGGGGCGGAATCTATGAGGTTGAGGTGTTCGGGTGA
- the sigM gene encoding RNA polymerase sigma factor SigM — protein MAEDADAHPGAARTDQELLQAHVAGDPTAFSVLVTRHKDRLWAVALRTMRNPEEAADALQDAYISAFRRAGSFRGDAQVTTWLHRVVVNACLDRIRRNKVRATDPLPEDPERASELGVVEHDDPLEIKERRADVNAALHQLNADQRAALVLVDMEGYSVEEAATMLGCAVGTVKSRCSRGRARLVPLLRHLREPPSDGDG, from the coding sequence GTGGCGGAGGACGCTGACGCGCACCCGGGTGCGGCACGCACCGACCAGGAGCTGCTGCAGGCGCACGTCGCCGGTGACCCGACCGCGTTCTCCGTGCTGGTCACCCGGCACAAGGACCGGCTCTGGGCGGTCGCGCTACGGACGATGCGCAATCCCGAGGAGGCGGCCGACGCGCTCCAGGACGCCTACATCTCAGCTTTCCGCCGAGCCGGCAGCTTCCGCGGCGACGCCCAGGTGACCACCTGGCTGCACCGGGTGGTGGTGAACGCCTGTCTGGACCGGATCCGCAGGAACAAGGTGCGGGCCACCGATCCGCTGCCGGAGGACCCCGAGCGGGCGAGCGAGCTGGGCGTGGTCGAGCACGACGACCCGCTCGAGATCAAGGAGCGACGGGCCGACGTCAACGCGGCTCTGCACCAGCTGAACGCCGACCAGCGGGCAGCACTGGTCCTGGTCGACATGGAGGGCTACTCGGTGGAGGAGGCGGCCACCATGCTCGGGTGTGCCGTCGGCACGGTCAAAAGTCGCTGTTCCAGGGGCCGGGCGCGGCTCGTGCCGTTGCTGCGGCACCTCAGGGAGCCTCCTTCGGACGGCGACGGCTGA
- a CDS encoding zf-HC2 domain-containing protein: MSVHIAIEELADAAEGLLDPGRAAVVEAHLAGCSTCAEAAAELADVTELLHSQPAPVMPDDVLARLTRSVAVESERRASTTAQPADPPASGTRRQPRQTLGNFNDRLTPKPRSRFWYRALAACALAAAVGFGGYVASATAGLNEPQAAVPVQVSSTGLVPQLSRLVWDDPDLHLFSSAWRCARQVTDGRISGLREAYVDGRPALLVYQEDDGVRTVTVVTGCASGTPRVVETARLKG; the protein is encoded by the coding sequence GTGTCGGTTCACATAGCCATCGAGGAGCTGGCTGACGCGGCCGAGGGCCTGCTCGACCCCGGCCGCGCCGCCGTGGTCGAGGCCCATCTCGCTGGCTGCTCGACCTGTGCGGAGGCCGCCGCGGAGCTCGCCGACGTGACCGAGCTGCTGCACAGCCAACCCGCCCCCGTGATGCCGGACGATGTGCTGGCGAGACTGACGCGCTCGGTGGCCGTCGAGAGTGAACGACGGGCGTCCACCACTGCCCAGCCCGCCGATCCGCCGGCGTCCGGAACGCGCCGACAGCCCCGGCAGACGCTGGGGAACTTCAACGACCGTCTAACCCCCAAGCCGAGGTCACGTTTCTGGTACCGCGCGCTGGCCGCCTGTGCACTGGCGGCCGCGGTCGGCTTCGGCGGCTACGTCGCCAGCGCCACCGCCGGGTTGAACGAGCCGCAGGCGGCAGTCCCGGTGCAGGTCAGCAGCACCGGCCTCGTCCCGCAGCTCAGCCGACTGGTTTGGGACGACCCCGACCTGCATCTGTTCAGCTCCGCCTGGCGGTGTGCCCGGCAGGTGACCGACGGCAGGATCAGCGGGCTCCGGGAGGCGTACGTGGACGGTCGACCCGCGCTGCTGGTCTATCAGGAGGATGACGGTGTCAGAACGGTCACCGTGGTCACGGGTTGCGCCTCGGGCACGCCCCGGGTCGTCGAGACAGCCCGACTGAAGGGGTAG